A region of Anopheles merus strain MAF chromosome 2R, AmerM5.1, whole genome shotgun sequence DNA encodes the following proteins:
- the LOC121603650 gene encoding E3 ubiquitin-protein ligase TRIM33, giving the protein MAASGGNMETDELSDTMNDFLPLLPENIKQELFDATEKGNLCDSVENKIDEAETANEPPAPTKCVWCQQTLTPNDHPKLLECLHNACHACVKQKITELSHNSPLVCPVCKMESRLEYIIDNVFLSETSAASGEDNPGSVESTKDQIKCSSCSDDANATSWCVECAEFICDSCVQAHQRLKITKEHTIKPKEAANSEPAGTNGLAGKNIMCHMHPQEKLSLYCETCDRLTCRDCQLLDHRDHKYKFANEIASETRSSLSGLLSEISYKKVLLSSAMKVIDDRQAQITEKKKELSKEIADLVVKLTNAVNARGKQLVYRLNQVCDNKLQVLNEKKEALQLLSGHTDHCIEFVQTALDKGSDSAVLYSKKTLARHLQKVKSQRADIPNPEIPVRVQLYASNVAELQSMVARIGTILVDGKVYPQSPSSNNVPPGPPVPGPGPGPSPQNRSKQPSPNITPPLRPGMPGPGMTTLSSNGPGGPGGGGGGGPGGGGGGSGGGGGLGGNFAQVPPMYNGNGGVPVGAPFPPNHPMSRSFPQENGPGPGPGYGRFGQMGPPMGMPTQQHVSSSTHPQNMDISLRNLLNQKSSCPPLPSGGGGGGGAGLAVGSGSHLGVGHPCGGPGGGGGGGSGSSSSGGSGNAGGPPHSGSNAGNNAMANNQFTGTANFMGSGVSPGGSGGGPPSHRLSGQMGGPGNFLGGPGGAPHQNFNQGPPGVPPSSGGMGMGGNGSAAAAAAVAAARFQSFPRFAMPSSMRHIMGNNSSTLLTPKQQSLRYPGQQPQPGYGPNSPQPPQLPPQLSGAPVPGPGIGGPGSGGGGGGGGSGGGSSGGAKWHIPQNMQAQQNNGFCGPSGLHLFGNGPNESFKIPLKSPDTMRNAMLLNGGGSSGGSLSHGAHGGSGGGHHHHHHHHQQQQQQQLQQQQQLHSQQQLQNHLQQLQNALPNVSSTNPKTPSPSTNEPAKDFAESIDKACEDSVNDLMATIAKLDSNGVQVLPEGHRGKTTSPQVHSSTDLHTGSGTVVSGSSSGASSAGGTNNTTTIVLDDKNLPKELDPNEDWCAVCMDGGELMCCDKCPKVFHQTCHIPVIDSLPDESETWQCLLCYNFADLPPEPTGEKRNVGITPLELKILQRIVLELFCQYETSMPFRLLEPDTNKAYYDIVRNPISLTMIREKLEMSNNDHYTDIVSFIADVKRLFDNVYLYYQEDSMTYKNARKLEKFFEQQLSKWLPKYLEVDCFAEDYLPNASKRQKNHQDD; this is encoded by the exons ATTGATGAGGCGGAAACGGCAAATGAACCGCCGGCACCGACGAAATgtgtctggtgccagcagacGCTCACACCGAACGACCATCCGAAGCTGCTGGAATGTCTGCACAATGCGTGCCACGCGTGCGTGAAGCAGAAGATCACGGAGCTGTCGCACAACTCGCCGCTCGTCTGCCCGGTGTGCAAGATGGAGAGCCGGCTCGAGTACATCATCGACAACGTGTTTCTGAGCGAAACGTCCGCGGCGAGCGGCGAGGACAATCCGGGCAGCGTGGAGTCGACCAAGGATCAGATCAAGTGTAGCAGTTGCAGCGACGACGCAAACGCCACCTCGTGGTGCGTGGAGTGTGCGGAATTCATCTGCGATAGCTGCGTGCAGGCCCACCAGCGGCTGAAGATCACGAAGGAGCACACGATCAAGCCGAAGGAGGCGGCAAACAGTGAGCCGGCGGGCACTAACGGGCTGGCCGGCAAGAACATCATGTGTCACATGCATCCGCAG GAAAAACTGTCCCTCTACTGTGAGACGTGCGATCGGTTGACCTGTCGCGACTGTCAGCTGCTCGACCATCGGGATCACAAGTACAAGTTTGCCAACGAAATTGCCAGCGAAACGCGCAGCAGCCTTAGCGGGCTGCTGAGCGAGATCAGCTACAAGAAGGTTCTGCTGTCGAGCGCCATGAAGGTGATCGACGATCGGCAGGCGCAGATCacggagaagaagaaagaactGTCCAAAGAGATCGCCGATCTGGTGGTGAAGCTGACGAATGCAGTGAACGCTCGCGGCAAGCAGTTGGTGTATCGGCTAAATCAG GTTTGCGACAACAAACTTCAAGTATTGAACGAGAAGAAGGAAGCGCTACAGTTACTCTCCGGACACACGGACCACTGTATCGAGTTTGTGCAGACCGCGCTAGACAAGGGCAGCGACAGTGCCGTGCTGTACAGCAAGAAAACGCTTGCCCGGCATCTGCAGAAGGTGAAAAGTCAACGGGCCGACATACCGAACCCGGAGATACCGGTGCGCGTCCAGCTGTACGCTTCCAATGTAGCCGAGCTACAGTCCA TGGTCGCACGCATCGGTACAATACTCGTCGATGGCAAGGTGTACCCACAGTCTCCCAGCTCGAACAATGTTCCGCCAGGACCACCAGTTCCCGGCCCGGGGCCTGGTCCGTCACCGCAAAACAGAAGCAAACAGCCAAGCCCCAACATTACGCCTCCGTTGCGACCGGGCATGCCCGGTCCGGGTATGACGACCCTTTCCTCCAACGGTCCTGGCGGtcctggcggtggtggtggtggtggaccgggaggtggaggaggcggtagtggtggaggtggtggtctGGGAGGAAACTTCGCACAGGTACCGCCTATGTACAATGGCAACGGTGGCGTACCGGTGGGGGCTCCCTTCCCGCCCAACCATCCGATGAGCAGATCATTCCCGCAGGAAAATGGCCCCGGTCCCGGTCCCGGCTACGGTCGGTTCGGTCAAATGGGACCGCCGATGGGTATGCCAACTCAGCAGCACGTTAGCTCCTCTACACATCCACAGAATATGG ATATTAGTTTGCGTAATTTGTTGAACCAAAAGTCGAGCTGCCCTCCACTCCCATCGGGtggagggggaggaggaggagccgGTCTCGCGGTTGGCAGCGGGTCCCATCTAGGTGTTGGCCATCCTTGCGGTGGgcctggcggtggtggtggtggtggtagtggtagtagtagtagtggtggaaGTGGCAATGCCGGGGGACCCCCTCACTCAGGCAGCAATGCTGGCAATAACGCTATGGCTAATAATCAATTTACTGGCACAGCAAACTTCATGGGCAGCGGTGTGTCACCGGGCGGATCGGGCGGTGGACCACCGTCCCATCGGCTGTCCGGTCAGATGGGCGGTCCGGGCAACTTTTTGGGCGGCCCGGGCGGTGCGCCTCACCAAAACTTCAACCAAGGACCGCCCGGCGTACCGCCCAGCAGCGGCGGAATGGGCATGGGAGGGAACGGATCGgctgcggcggctgctgccgtGGCTGCGGCACGTTTCCAATCGTTTCCCCGATTCGCGATGCCCTCCTCGATGCGGCACATAATGGGTAAT AACTCATCCACCTTACTGACACCAAAGCAACAGTCGTTACGCTACCCGGGACAGCAGCCTCAGCCGGGATACGGTCCGAACTCGCCGCAACCACCTCAGCTTCCGCCGCAGCTTTCCGGCGCACCCGTGCCCGGGCCCGGTATCGGCGGACCGGGTAGTggaggtggcggtggtggtgggggcAGCGGAGGCGGTAGCAGTGGAGGCGCCAAATGGCACATTCCACAAAACATGCAAGCCCAACAGAACAACG GGTTTTGTGGCCCTTCAGGATTACACCTATTTGGGAATGGGCCAAACGAGTCGTTCAAAATTCCTCTAAAATCTCCAGACACGATGCGCAATGCAATGCTTCTGAATGGTGGCGGATCGTCCGGAGGTTCCCTGTCGCACGGTGCACATGGTGGAAGCGGCGGTggacaccatcatcatcaccatc atcatcaacagcagcagcagcagcaactgcaacaacagcagcagttaCATAGCCAACAGCAGTTGCAGAATCATCTGCAACAGCTCCAGAATGCTCTTCCAAATGTGTCCTCCACAAACCCGAAAACGCCAAGTCCGAGCACAAATGAG CCGGCGAAGGATTTTGCCGAATCGATTGACAAGGCTTGCGAGGACTCGGTGAACGATCTGATGGCAACGATTGCGAAGCTAGATTCGAACGGGGTGCAGGTACTGCCGGAAGGCCACCGTGGCAAAACGACATCCCCGCAGGTGCACAGCTCAACCGATCTGCACACCGGCAGCGGCACGGTAGTGAGTGGCTCGAGCTCTGGGGCCAGTTCGGCCGGCGGTacgaacaacaccaccacgaTCGTGCTGGACGATAAAAACTTGCCGAAGGAACTGGACCCGAACGAGGACTGGTGCGCGGTGTGCATGGACGGCGGTGAGCTGATGTGCTGTGATAAGTGCCCCAAGGTCTTCCACCAAACTTGCCACATACCGGTAATCGATTCGCTGCCGGACGAGAGCGAAACCTGGCAATGCTTGCTGTGCTACAACTTTGCCGATCTACCGCCGG AACCTACTGGAGAGAAACGCAACGTTGGCATAACGCCATTGGAGCTGAAGATTTTGCAGCGCATTGTGCTGGAATTGTTCTGCCAGTATGAAACCAGCATGCCCTTCCGTCTTCTCGAGCCGGACACAAACAAAGCATACTATGATATTGTGCGAAA TCCAATTTCGTTAACGATGATTCGTGAAAAGCTAGAAATGAGCAATAATGACCATTACACAGACATTGTTTCGTTTATCGCTGATGTGAAGCGATTGTTCGATAATGTGTACCTCTACTATCAG GAGGACAGCATGACGTACAAGAATGCCCGCAAGTTGGAGAAGTTCTTCGAGCAGCAGCTCTCCAAGTGGTTACCAAAGTACCTCGAGGTCGATTGCTTCGCCGAGGACTACCTACCGAATGCATCGAAACGGCAGAAGAACCACCAAGATGACTAA